One window from the genome of Rhodopirellula halodulae encodes:
- the miaB gene encoding tRNA (N6-isopentenyl adenosine(37)-C2)-methylthiotransferase MiaB, translating into MISMSKTVYIKTVGCQMNVLDSEMVIADLKRHGYTVVDSPGEADLLLYNTCSIREQAEEKTYSALGKLKETKARHPDKKIGVMGCMAQKDQEVIFRRAPYVDMVVGPGQLHAIPDLLTKMSNGEGRQMAVSLGRKDGKQSIVARSHETFDPLRDPTMRPTPFQAYLRIQIGCDKFCTYCVVPNTRGPEQGRSPDDILSEARILAEQGALEITLLGQTVNSYRHRGPDGETDMAGLLERLHDIDGLRRIKFVTNYPKDMTARLLETIRDLPKVSPYLHVPAQSGSDAVLKRMKRGYTIADYMEMFERIETILPEAAVSSDFIVGFCGETDEDFQKSVQLIERCRFKNSFIFQYSVREGTKAAQNLIDDVPREVKAARNNELLAVQDRISKEDNQKLIGSTVEVLVEGPSKKADKSDPDAAVVQMTGRTHCDRIVVFDGNRRQAGQIMEVQVDDVSSHTLIGRVKTVEVVSLGMPGLAPSS; encoded by the coding sequence GTGATCTCCATGTCCAAAACTGTCTACATCAAAACCGTCGGCTGCCAGATGAACGTTCTGGACAGCGAGATGGTGATCGCCGATTTGAAACGTCACGGCTATACCGTCGTGGACTCCCCCGGCGAAGCCGACTTGCTGCTCTACAACACCTGCAGCATTCGCGAACAGGCCGAAGAAAAAACCTACAGCGCGCTTGGCAAACTCAAAGAAACCAAAGCCCGGCACCCGGACAAGAAGATCGGCGTGATGGGCTGCATGGCGCAAAAGGACCAAGAAGTCATCTTCCGTCGCGCCCCCTATGTCGACATGGTCGTCGGTCCCGGACAATTGCACGCAATTCCTGACCTGCTGACCAAGATGTCCAACGGCGAAGGACGGCAAATGGCTGTTTCGCTGGGACGCAAAGACGGCAAGCAATCGATCGTCGCCCGCAGCCACGAGACGTTTGACCCGTTGCGGGATCCGACCATGCGTCCGACCCCGTTCCAAGCCTACCTGCGGATCCAAATCGGCTGCGACAAGTTCTGCACGTACTGCGTCGTGCCTAACACGCGTGGTCCCGAACAAGGCCGCTCACCCGACGACATCCTTTCGGAAGCTCGGATCCTGGCCGAACAGGGTGCTCTTGAAATCACGTTGCTCGGTCAAACCGTCAACAGCTATCGCCATCGCGGCCCCGATGGCGAAACCGACATGGCGGGTCTGCTTGAGCGACTGCATGACATCGATGGTCTTCGCCGCATCAAATTTGTGACCAACTACCCCAAGGACATGACCGCGCGGTTGCTCGAAACCATTCGCGATCTGCCCAAGGTGTCGCCTTACCTGCATGTGCCAGCACAAAGCGGCAGCGACGCGGTGCTCAAACGAATGAAACGCGGCTACACCATCGCCGATTACATGGAGATGTTCGAACGCATTGAAACGATCCTTCCCGAAGCCGCCGTCAGCAGCGACTTCATCGTGGGATTCTGCGGCGAAACCGACGAGGACTTCCAAAAGTCGGTGCAACTTATCGAACGGTGTCGATTCAAGAACAGCTTCATCTTCCAATACAGTGTTCGCGAGGGCACCAAAGCGGCCCAGAACCTGATCGATGATGTGCCTCGGGAAGTCAAAGCGGCTCGCAACAACGAACTGCTGGCTGTCCAAGATCGCATCTCGAAAGAAGACAACCAAAAGCTGATCGGCAGCACGGTGGAAGTGTTGGTCGAAGGCCCCAGCAAGAAAGCCGACAAGTCCGATCCTGATGCGGCGGTGGTTCAAATGACCGGGCGAACCCACTGCGATCGCATCGTGGTGTTCGATGGCAATCGTCGGCAGGCGGGCCAGATCATGGAGGTCCAAGTCGACGACGTCAGCAGCCACACGCTGATCGGTCGAGTCAAAACCGTTGAGGTCGTCTCGCTGGGAATGCCGGGACTAGCTCCCAGTTCCTAG
- a CDS encoding MMPL family transporter: protein MKTSVTQRFSRKVIAHSHWIVLGWVIFAVFCKTFSPAWKEVALDGDFEYLPAMQTSVAGGHLLDEAFLGTRARSQMVVTLSRAEEDLTKTDRLIGLDLLRRLYHRLGEVAWQRAIVLQNGEDESAERWWTVASQAFDQAIEIDSQFYEALGDRVPETTPTPYEPRLAIAYWDRGNLLGARAIGQPSTAPEPSRSESTSASDAPSTDAEDTKTKPAVSETTVRVAEDLEAALILDSDLPMSVLPISKRPLDNWEPLLDIYSWEDRTLGSQLKTSRARLAVLTLSSELAATGNIELLEQLQEIVDQTQQYSLAYLTEEEQAETGPPQLLVTGSAAIGGQTLAAARSAIQYTEWFTVVMILLLLAIVYRAPLLVAVPLFSIAIAVMVSTAAVTFLTQISQAGWMPGLDVQVYTTSRIFVIVILFGAGTDYCLFLIARLREEAAHSPWPVACRKALTQVSGALIGSAMTTIVGLGMLWFADFGKFHHTGPIIAVCLSIALLVCMTLTPACLLLLGPKVFWPTSAGEVNREPRIQLLGNRSVNEKDSSPGDWLWNAMAIQLTRRPFATLMIGLILLLPAAWVGFRNERTVTYDISGQLASTASTRQGMGVLAKEFGIGQMAPISVLLLADQPLSEDTQKETLQTIVAALYQTEGVTAVRHRNDPLGDFPPDREMSLLSSEAWRRRALQNHRLTQLHFVSSMPEYTDRLIRLDVIVQEDPFSVSAGQKLEEVEATVQQQLTGLSEAGLSMEAFYAGTTPSIVDLREVTLNDTFRIKIAVIAAVFVVLVLVIRRVVLSSYLIATVLLSYYTTLGLTYLFFRWVYGPTFPGLDWKLPIFLFVILVAVGQDYNVYLVTRILEEKRRLGSLAAVRRAVARTGGIITACGLVMAATFISMTASSWWPWISQGWLFVSSNDATALNEQIASRPTTLRGITELGFALGLGVLLDTLYVRTVLVPSFVVLHDRWRKTPANQRFQRPNAASLD from the coding sequence ATGAAAACCAGCGTCACCCAACGATTCTCTCGCAAAGTCATCGCGCACTCGCATTGGATCGTTTTGGGTTGGGTGATTTTCGCGGTTTTCTGCAAAACGTTTTCACCCGCCTGGAAAGAGGTCGCCCTGGACGGCGACTTTGAATACTTGCCCGCCATGCAGACCAGCGTCGCGGGAGGTCACCTTCTGGACGAAGCCTTTCTGGGCACGCGTGCGCGCAGCCAAATGGTCGTCACTCTTTCGCGAGCGGAAGAAGACCTGACCAAGACAGACCGCCTCATTGGTCTCGATCTACTTCGACGCTTGTACCACCGTCTTGGCGAAGTCGCCTGGCAGCGCGCGATCGTTTTGCAAAATGGCGAAGACGAATCCGCCGAACGATGGTGGACCGTGGCCTCCCAAGCGTTTGACCAAGCGATCGAGATTGATTCGCAGTTCTATGAGGCCTTGGGCGATCGCGTTCCCGAAACGACGCCCACGCCCTACGAACCTCGTCTGGCCATTGCATACTGGGATCGCGGGAATTTGCTTGGTGCACGAGCCATCGGTCAACCAAGCACTGCACCGGAACCATCCCGTTCCGAGTCGACTTCGGCAAGCGACGCACCATCCACGGATGCGGAGGACACCAAGACGAAGCCCGCCGTGTCCGAGACAACGGTTCGCGTGGCGGAGGATTTAGAAGCGGCGTTGATCCTGGACTCGGACCTTCCGATGTCCGTTCTGCCGATCTCGAAGCGTCCGCTCGACAACTGGGAACCGCTGCTGGACATCTACAGTTGGGAAGATCGAACCTTGGGCTCGCAGCTCAAAACTTCGCGAGCCCGTTTGGCGGTGTTGACGCTTTCCAGCGAACTGGCCGCCACCGGCAACATAGAATTATTGGAGCAGCTTCAAGAGATCGTCGACCAAACCCAGCAGTACAGCCTCGCTTACCTGACAGAAGAAGAGCAAGCGGAAACTGGCCCACCGCAACTGTTGGTCACTGGATCCGCCGCCATCGGTGGCCAAACACTCGCCGCCGCTCGTTCAGCAATTCAGTACACCGAGTGGTTCACGGTCGTGATGATTTTGCTGTTGTTGGCCATCGTTTACCGGGCTCCGCTGCTGGTGGCGGTGCCTTTATTCTCGATCGCCATCGCGGTGATGGTTTCCACCGCCGCGGTCACGTTTCTCACACAAATCTCCCAAGCCGGATGGATGCCGGGGTTGGACGTGCAGGTCTACACGACCAGCCGTATCTTCGTGATTGTCATCCTGTTTGGTGCGGGCACGGATTACTGTTTGTTTCTAATCGCTCGACTACGTGAAGAGGCGGCTCATTCGCCTTGGCCGGTCGCCTGTCGGAAAGCACTCACTCAGGTCAGCGGTGCGTTGATCGGCAGTGCCATGACCACCATCGTCGGGCTGGGCATGCTCTGGTTTGCTGACTTTGGCAAGTTCCATCACACGGGTCCGATCATCGCGGTGTGCTTGTCGATCGCATTGCTCGTGTGCATGACTTTGACACCAGCATGTTTATTGTTGTTGGGCCCCAAAGTCTTCTGGCCCACGTCGGCCGGAGAAGTCAACCGTGAACCCAGGATTCAGTTGCTGGGGAATCGCAGTGTCAACGAAAAGGACAGCTCACCGGGCGATTGGCTTTGGAACGCGATGGCGATTCAGTTGACTCGCCGACCGTTCGCCACGCTGATGATCGGGTTGATTCTGTTGCTGCCGGCCGCTTGGGTTGGCTTTCGCAATGAACGCACCGTCACCTACGACATCAGTGGACAACTGGCCTCGACCGCCAGCACTCGCCAAGGCATGGGAGTGTTGGCAAAGGAATTTGGCATCGGCCAAATGGCCCCCATCTCGGTACTTCTTCTCGCCGACCAACCGCTGAGCGAGGACACACAAAAGGAAACCCTGCAGACCATCGTCGCGGCGCTCTATCAAACCGAAGGCGTCACAGCGGTTCGACATCGCAACGATCCGTTGGGAGACTTCCCACCTGATCGTGAAATGAGTTTGCTCAGCAGTGAAGCGTGGCGGCGTCGTGCCCTTCAAAACCACCGACTGACTCAATTGCATTTCGTTTCGTCGATGCCCGAGTACACCGACCGGCTGATCCGTTTGGACGTGATTGTTCAGGAGGACCCGTTCAGCGTGTCCGCCGGGCAAAAATTGGAAGAGGTCGAAGCCACCGTTCAACAACAACTCACAGGACTGTCCGAAGCCGGCCTGTCGATGGAAGCCTTCTACGCGGGGACAACGCCGTCGATTGTCGACCTTCGCGAAGTCACACTCAACGACACCTTTCGAATCAAGATCGCGGTGATCGCAGCGGTGTTCGTCGTGCTGGTCCTGGTGATCCGCCGGGTGGTGCTGTCGAGCTATCTCATCGCCACGGTGTTGCTCAGCTACTACACCACTCTGGGTTTGACTTATTTGTTTTTTCGTTGGGTCTACGGCCCGACGTTTCCCGGATTGGATTGGAAGCTGCCGATCTTTCTGTTTGTGATCCTGGTGGCCGTGGGCCAGGACTACAACGTTTATTTGGTCACTCGGATTTTGGAAGAGAAACGTCGCTTGGGTTCGCTGGCGGCGGTGCGTCGCGCCGTGGCCCGCACCGGCGGAATCATCACCGCGTGCGGTTTGGTGATGGCGGCCACGTTCATCAGCATGACAGCGTCTTCGTGGTGGCCGTGGATTTCTCAGGGATGGCTGTTCGTCAGCAGCAACGACGCGACCGCACTGAACGAACAAATCGCCAGTCGCCCCACGACGCTTCGCGGAATCACCGAACTTGGATTCGCCCTTGGATTGGGCGTGCTTCTGGATACGCTGTACGTCCGCACGGTGCTTGTCCCCAGTTTCGTTGTGCTGCATGACCGCTGGCGAAAAACGCCCGCGAATCAACGTTTTCAGCGACCAAACGCGGCTTCACTCGATTGA
- a CDS encoding secretin N-terminal domain-containing protein, producing MGQPPQAFSSGRGGPPPGARPPGAPPPNGAPGEKKDEDKKDDPAKPAESAPPKVVRRDSVDAKPADPNELKATVGDDGKVGFQFRNQGWVDLVRWLSDISEQPIDWQELPGDTVNLISPERLTVSQTADLINRHLLARGYTMLDLEGGIAIVKTDSVNPGMVRRIAPDELSQLEDHRFVRTMLDAGWLSAEKLAEELKPMLSSAGKLTPLATTNRIEVMDVAVNLRQVARLLSEERDAASRDALAPEFRLRHIPAEEAKQLLEEFLGVEKKDSAPMSPQQMQMMQRMQQMQQQNGQKGGTPKTDTEISIVANTRQNSVLIRAPLDRVAVAAEFIKRIDVPGGSLRSLTDATSRVEVFRLVSLDPEKLIEIAQEMNVLEPTTRVRVDKDNSAVIVSGAAADRFIIKSLIERLDGGKRRLEVLQLRRLGAAEVAESIAFLMGQDPEDEDNNSRSRYSYYGWGNNNDDEDEDKDKFRVTANVAYRQVLLWANDTEMEEVRSLLIKLGELPPPGGSSRTTRVIEASATPETLEYLERLRSRWQQLSGSDLILPDADQFQDPIDKIGKELDAEAEENASEEEEDGDTEELELEAPEAIKPPETELTQSRDNPANHTWVNAFANSDSAENNGSVASNAAESSTAAEDTNDTVAKESPASPKIEIRLDAAGNLVLVSDDTDALDRLEDLMLQVTPPRRPYHVFRVRYASVTLVALDLEDYFEDEDDDDEDESDRFYRYIFGGRDEEDKGPKGLGAAGKLKFLPNSDTGTLIVSGATGQQLQTIEELIRLWDVPEPVNPRRVRYTKLVHIQYGSAAKIAETVKEAYRDLLSSNDKTFQRGGQSGQRGGGGAPGGSNRESGSGLEDSESGKDGGGSDFSFNGKLSMGVDEVGNTLLVSAEGESLLDLIVSMVDKLDVAAKPGGDVEIINLGGGVSAEAVQQALSALGVESDSRPSRDRSSEDQRRDNNDFSRRRPPRDR from the coding sequence ATGGGGCAACCGCCTCAAGCCTTTTCAAGCGGCCGTGGTGGACCGCCTCCTGGAGCCCGCCCACCGGGTGCACCTCCACCAAACGGAGCGCCCGGCGAGAAGAAAGACGAGGACAAGAAAGACGATCCAGCGAAACCCGCCGAGTCCGCACCACCCAAGGTCGTTCGCCGTGATAGCGTGGACGCCAAGCCGGCAGACCCCAACGAATTGAAAGCCACCGTTGGCGATGATGGCAAAGTGGGTTTTCAGTTCCGCAATCAGGGATGGGTGGATCTGGTTCGCTGGTTGTCGGACATCTCCGAACAACCAATTGATTGGCAAGAACTGCCCGGTGACACCGTCAACTTGATCAGCCCCGAACGCTTGACGGTTTCGCAAACCGCCGACCTGATCAATCGCCACCTGCTGGCTCGCGGATACACCATGTTGGACTTAGAGGGCGGCATCGCGATCGTCAAAACGGACTCCGTCAATCCCGGCATGGTCCGCCGCATCGCTCCCGATGAGCTCTCTCAATTGGAAGACCATCGTTTCGTTCGCACGATGTTGGATGCCGGATGGCTATCAGCGGAAAAGCTGGCCGAGGAACTCAAACCGATGCTCAGCAGTGCGGGCAAGCTGACTCCGCTGGCAACCACCAACCGCATCGAAGTCATGGATGTTGCGGTCAACCTGCGTCAAGTCGCTCGGTTGTTGTCGGAGGAACGAGATGCAGCCAGTCGTGACGCATTGGCACCTGAATTCCGATTGCGGCACATCCCGGCCGAAGAAGCCAAACAATTGCTGGAGGAGTTTTTGGGTGTGGAGAAGAAAGACTCCGCGCCCATGTCGCCCCAGCAAATGCAGATGATGCAACGCATGCAACAAATGCAGCAGCAAAACGGGCAGAAAGGCGGCACCCCCAAAACCGATACCGAGATCTCAATCGTCGCCAACACGCGACAAAATTCGGTTCTCATCCGCGCCCCATTGGACCGAGTCGCCGTGGCGGCTGAGTTCATCAAGCGGATCGATGTGCCCGGGGGATCACTTCGCAGTTTGACCGATGCCACCTCCCGAGTCGAAGTGTTCCGTTTGGTGTCGCTGGATCCGGAGAAATTGATCGAGATCGCTCAGGAGATGAACGTCCTCGAACCCACCACGCGAGTTCGGGTCGACAAAGACAACTCCGCCGTCATCGTGTCCGGTGCGGCGGCCGATCGCTTCATCATTAAATCGCTGATCGAACGACTTGACGGTGGCAAACGACGGTTGGAAGTCTTGCAACTGCGGCGGCTTGGTGCCGCGGAAGTCGCCGAATCGATTGCGTTTCTGATGGGACAGGACCCCGAAGACGAAGACAACAATTCGCGATCACGTTACAGCTACTACGGCTGGGGCAACAACAATGACGATGAAGACGAGGACAAAGACAAATTTCGCGTGACGGCAAACGTCGCCTACCGACAAGTCTTGCTCTGGGCCAACGACACCGAAATGGAAGAAGTCCGTTCATTGTTGATCAAACTTGGCGAGTTGCCGCCGCCCGGTGGAAGCTCGCGAACGACACGTGTCATCGAGGCATCCGCCACCCCCGAAACGCTGGAATACCTGGAACGTCTGCGCAGTCGATGGCAACAACTGTCAGGATCAGACCTGATTCTTCCCGATGCGGATCAATTCCAAGACCCAATCGACAAGATCGGGAAAGAGTTGGATGCGGAAGCCGAAGAAAATGCGTCGGAAGAAGAGGAGGACGGTGATACGGAGGAGTTGGAATTGGAAGCTCCTGAGGCAATCAAACCACCTGAAACCGAGCTGACCCAATCGCGAGACAATCCGGCAAACCACACCTGGGTCAACGCATTCGCGAACAGTGACTCGGCAGAAAACAACGGCTCGGTCGCGTCGAACGCTGCTGAATCGTCGACCGCTGCCGAAGACACCAACGACACTGTTGCGAAAGAATCCCCAGCCAGTCCAAAGATCGAAATTCGGTTGGACGCGGCGGGCAATCTGGTTCTGGTAAGCGATGACACGGACGCACTTGATCGCTTGGAAGACTTGATGCTGCAGGTCACGCCACCTCGACGTCCCTACCATGTCTTTCGAGTGAGATACGCGTCGGTCACGCTGGTCGCATTGGACCTGGAGGACTACTTCGAAGACGAGGACGACGATGACGAAGACGAGTCCGATCGTTTCTATCGCTACATCTTTGGCGGTCGCGACGAGGAAGACAAAGGGCCCAAAGGTTTGGGAGCCGCTGGCAAACTGAAGTTCCTGCCGAACTCCGACACCGGCACATTGATCGTCAGTGGGGCGACGGGCCAACAATTGCAAACCATCGAAGAACTCATTCGTCTGTGGGACGTTCCCGAACCGGTCAATCCACGACGCGTCCGTTACACCAAATTGGTTCACATCCAATACGGTAGCGCCGCGAAGATTGCGGAAACGGTGAAAGAGGCCTATCGCGATTTGCTCAGCAGCAACGACAAAACGTTCCAGAGGGGAGGCCAATCCGGCCAGCGTGGTGGCGGTGGTGCTCCCGGTGGCAGCAATCGCGAAAGCGGATCGGGTTTAGAAGACAGCGAGAGCGGTAAAGACGGTGGCGGATCTGATTTTTCCTTCAATGGCAAGCTCTCAATGGGCGTCGATGAAGTCGGCAATACCTTGTTGGTCAGTGCGGAAGGTGAATCGCTGCTTGACTTGATCGTCTCCATGGTCGACAAGTTGGATGTTGCCGCGAAACCCGGAGGCGACGTCGAGATTATCAATCTTGGCGGTGGCGTCTCAGCCGAAGCTGTTCAGCAAGCGTTGTCTGCTTTGGGGGTGGAATCCGACTCACGTCCTTCTCGAGATCGTTCCTCGGAAGATCAACGCCGCGACAACAATGACTTCTCGCGTCGCCGTCCTCCCCGCGATAGATGA